TCGCGgccactcttgaacaggtcaggtcacattaggatgggttaggttaggtaaggcacgGATAGAGTTTCGGAGGTAATTTTGAGCAGGAATCACAATGAGAGAATTTTCCTGAACACCCCATGACTAGTTTCGGAGCCATAGCAGAGCGTCTTCACTTGgggggcgcgcacacacacacacacacacacacacacacacacacaaacacacacacacacacacacgaagcgaTAGCCACAGCTCGACTACACGAATTATGAAAGCAACACGCGACAGCGACACGAATTATGAACGCGATTCTCGCCCAATAATGTATGTGAAGTGCAGCAACTCAGTCTTAAAAGGTAAAAGACAAACTGCTTGCTCATTTAGTATGAAACTCTATTGGAATACATGACTTTTAGTGTGGAAGCAGATATTTTTTATTCGGGTATATCGATGAGGAATGGATGTATCGTCTGGTTTGCTTAACGGCGCTCGAAGTCTGGAAGCGTCTGGCATTTGCTTACTGTTTGAAGGCTTTACTTTCACAGATCACAAAGTACAAAGTATGGCTTACTTAACagacatcttttttttccctcctcctcctcctccttttcttctccttttcctcttttcctttccctctttctgtctctttctcccatactttcttcttcttcgacttcttGTTATTCTGCCTAAAAGCATCACTGATTCGAAACTTTTGGTGATCATATTGAGCTGGGAGTAGTCAGTTTAATGTGTTCAGTTATCCAAGTGATTGATTCCGTGATGGAGTATAATTACTCAGTTATTCCATGTGTACAAAGGTTACAcccaaggagactgtgtgtgggggggggggacctcTCGAATATTGTTTATTGTGATTTTTTCCGTTGATGTTGGAGGCTCATTATAATTACAATTCTCGAAAACAGAATGACAGTCAGGGTTGAGAGGTCATTTAGGCTGTTGAGAGATCATTTAGGTTAATTAGTGATTCAGAAGTCCAGAAATACCTGTGCCGCCTCATTAATACTGAAGAACGCGTCAGATTTCAGTGAGGAGCAACCAATCATCGGTAtgagttattttttattttgatgtACTCGATTCCCCGTGAGAAGGGGCCGTGCGATGgttaagtggtgtgtgtgtgtgtgtgtgtgtaactggagCTGTGAACTTGCGCTCGTCGTTTGGCGTGAGCCAAGGTTTGGGGGTCGTGGGCGCACGACGCCCTTTGAGCTTCCGGCCGCGGCAGGTGCAGACCACCACCCTCAGAGGGGCGGACAGAGGCGCGGGTGTAAGGAGATCGCCCATCCTTCTCTccgcccggggatcgaacccaggaTCTCTCAGtggtgagccgagtgtgctaaccattgcactacggagtgtgtgtgtgtgtgtgtgtgtgtgtgttcagcccaATAATCGTAACAAACGTTGATCCTCAAACTCTCTGCTTGCCGTCGGGAAAAATATATCCAGGAGTAATAGTGCGTCATCATAAAATTTACTTTTACAGCAACCCACGGTGATACATTTCCATTGCACTGTCGCGGCAGTAAAGTGAAAAGAAAGCTTGTCATGTGACTTTTCTTCATGATGAATTTTTCATAAGTTCTTATGtccttgttaattttttttttatttgttcagtTATAtatctatcattatttttgtttctgtcAAATTCTGTCAATTGTTTCTGTGCAGTTCGTAGGTTTGACTAACACCACAGGTAAAAGTCAAGTCCATTTGTCCCGAACATGTTCTCAGTATTGATCATAAAACTGAGCTTTCTTTCCAATGTATCTCTATTTCGTGTTTCtgtaagagagaaaacagaaaagagaaacatGGCAAGTCCTTCGTCAGTGTCATGAAAGTAGAATTCCCGAcaaaatgtcttttttttttcgtactaCATTTTCTTTTGGAAGAAAGCCGTGATAAGTTCCTCATGTTTTAGGGATAAGCAAACTGAGCAGCCAGTAAACTTAGCAAAAGATCGATTTCATGAGAGACGGATATGGAACCGCCAGGCAGCCACTCCACCGCGGGACACGGCTGAGGGAAGCAGACGTCACCTGGAACTGGACTTTGCTTCTGTTCCACATAAGCAATAATGAACTTTGCTTGTATCTTACCTGTAATGGTACTTTTACTAGCTGCCGGGGCAAGTATGCATGTAGACAACCGCACACGATGGGAGGAGAGCTTGGAAGCGCTGAAGGAGATCGTGCAGGGCCCTGCGTCTGGACGGTCCCTGGTTATCCACCTCGACGCTCTCCTCCCCCTGGACGCCCGGCAGGCCGTGTTGGCCCTGCAGTCGGTGCAGGGCGCGGCTCATGTCGTGACCAGCTCTCCGCCTGAACATCTGTGTCAGAGCAAGAACGATTCAcaaattctttctcttcatccatcgACTCTCTTCATCGTAGTTTACTTATCACACCCGCCAACGCCGTGCCCGCACTGGAGTCCTCAGAATATCTTGCTTTACAGTTTGACGCCAGGCCAAAGGTTTGATGCCTTGCGTGACCTGAAGCTAGACAAGGTTGAAAGTTTGGCTCTCGTCACTCCACTTCCAAGTGGGTCTCGAGGAGTATACACGTGGATGCCCTTTGCTCGTGACCCTGCAGTGTTCTTGGGGCAGTGGGCGCCTCAGAACTTTACATGGGATACTTTGTTCGTCGATAGATATCCCTCCTTTGAAGGATACACGTTCAAACTAGCGATATGGCATGACTACCCTCCCTTCGTGTACACGGACGAAGCCTCGTCCACTGATGAAGTCATTGGAACCTCGGTAAAGATGCTCGACGTAATATCAGAAAAATTCAACTTTACCTACATCGGATACGAAGGGCCTTCCAGCGGCAAGTGGGGCGCGATCGAAAACAACACCTGGGTCGGCTTGCTCGGCCAGGTGTACAGGAGCGAGCGAGACTTCTCCATCATGTGTTTCTTTCCGTCCCCTGACCGCGTGAGAGACTTCGGTGCCTCCGTTGTGTACCGCCAGGACGGCTACGCCTTGCTCGTGCCCGTCACGCCGCCGGTGCCCGAGTGGATGAAGGTGCAGCGTCCGTTCAGCTGCGTGGTGTGGGGCTTCATGGCACTAAGCTCCCTCGCCTCACTCGCCTTCCTTCACATTCAAGTATGTTTTAaatgccacgagagagagagagagagagagagagagagagagagagagagagagagagagagagagagagagagagagagaatgcgtctGCCTTCATTTTACGATCAAAGTCACCATTACGATTTCTCTCTTATTTAAGGCACGGGTTCTGGGGCAGCGGTGGAGGGCCGGCGCCGAGGCAGCCAGCAACACCTGGTTCTCGCTGCAAGGCCTGGTGCTGGGGCAGAGCGTCGCGCGGCAGTACGCTGGGATGGCCATGCGAGTGTTCCTGTCCCTGTGGCTCCTGTGCTGCCTCGTCCTCGGTACCGCCTACACCTGCAACCTCGTGGCCATCCTCTCCAGCCCATCCGACCCCAGGCGCATCCACTCCCTCGTTCAGTTGGCGGAGAGCGACTTCAGGTGATTTTCTTTCGTTCTGAACACTATTTATTTTCCCCTGTATTGCCACGATGTTATAGTTATTGCGAAGGTTTCCACAcatcaggatttttttttctttttatgatatGTTTCTTTGTTATGCTCGATTTTTTTCATAGTAAAGAAACCAGCCCAAGGGGAAAACATCAAAAAAGACCCCTGACATTGTGTAGATTTAGCGATTACTCTTGCCTGaagtcgcgtacctactcactgctaggtgaacaggggctacacgtgaaaggagATGTGTGTTGAAGGAACCTTTGCACCCACCGTCAGGCTGGCCACAGTGGACTACGGGGACTTTCTATATG
The window above is part of the Eriocheir sinensis breed Jianghai 21 chromosome 52, ASM2467909v1, whole genome shotgun sequence genome. Proteins encoded here:
- the LOC126983067 gene encoding glutamate receptor ionotropic, NMDA 2B-like; amino-acid sequence: MNFACILPVMVLLLAAGASMHVDNRTRWEESLEALKEIVQGPASGRSLVIHLDALLPLDARQAVLALQSVQGAAHVVTSSPPEHLCQSKNDSQILSLHPSTLFIVVYLSHPPTPCPHWSPQNILLYSLTPGQRFDALRDLKLDKVESLALVTPLPSGSRGVYTWMPFARDPAVFLGQWAPQNFTWDTLFVDRYPSFEGYTFKLAIWHDYPPFVYTDEASSTDEVIGTSVKMLDVISEKFNFTYIGYEGPSSGKWGAIENNTWVGLLGQVYRSERDFSIMCFFPSPDRVRDFGASVVYRQDGYALLVPVTPPVPEWMKVQRPFSCVVWGFMALSSLASLAFLHIQARVLGQRWRAGAEAASNTWFSLQGLVLGQSVARQYAGMAMRVFLSLWLLCCLVLGTAYTCNLVAILSSPSDPRRIHSLVQLAESDFRLATVDYGDFLYELLGKSEDGIVKQLKQKLDFFPDEAAAVASMADDSHVLLGVKIETQYMVQEKFRMYRWYLLPELLFTNYLCWLFPKNVPWKKKFDTSIQSILEAGLYNQWLKVEMEKVSNAWRRHGGSSTWYAAPLNLPNLQGVFYLLFIGFLISGTVFICEYTWSEKSFAFC